A part of Daphnia pulex isolate KAP4 chromosome 6, ASM2113471v1 genomic DNA contains:
- the LOC124195797 gene encoding bromodomain-containing protein 4-like produces the protein MIVSTISEKVDKSDVESISSETIKDESGLSLSRAYSVTSEPPAYKKQTASSVRIARLIAITVVAVALILGTAIVLAAYLQTRHTNNSAIHSAAPTAAASSTETNKAATVALPSALTGDAPSTSGANEVSSSESSAEVANEEKDHRRLDTDGDLLEEFLENEGKILRLPTGSDLDVDIDELTKMFLKRNPLDKSKCVVERKPFDSTDDFVKILPITAKNASAVPLMPIISGERISIICSSDDDENMSDMDEEDDSGLIHSRPIMMPFDLSRPQMRIHPFGMMGGMPMNSPNGPMPFPMMNHMMQPPPRSMRPQLPLNLTPPSFDFNNALLEQRLLNPFNVPPPPSQMRSPFQSFPAGRPFRFPEVNLRQMQPVSPPPPQFQPFHQRPLDSHAMAEKRFNLPSDLVPDNSQEKSHVPEHRGMDTAGPVRPSLVTVRPIPLFREREPSPDFPSFPEGLLSLLEELPGILGAEEPQPVQRLSIQPGQPDLPVFRVPKFLLSTPGPKEVEASTEKRNGPAQLPARPVTLPFLQVPPLPAALVAKERSAPIPVNIPFLNVRNSAPSAPNPIIPAPDRRQGRASFFERLMDSILSPVSNRQPSSKNEKSSSVESADTRAAQPVRTGGRGLRTMPESGPVVDRGVIVARPIAPEEEAIAPEQDRRARAHFIQPRSLKVN, from the exons ATGATCGTCTCTACGATCTCCGAGAAGGTGGATAAGTCGGACGTTGAATCCATCTCGTCCGAAACTATCAAAGATGAGTCCGGTTTGAGTTTGTCACGAGCCTATTCCGTCACTTCGGAGCCACCC gCGTACAAGAAGCAAACAGCTTCATCGGTCCGCATCGCCCGATTGATCGCAATCACAGTCGTGGCTGTCGCTCTCATCTTGGGCACGGCCATCGTTCTTGCCGCTTATTTGCAAACGAGACACACCAACAACAGTGCAATTCACTCGGCGgccccaacagcagcagccagctcGACCGAGACGAAC AAGGCGGCCACTGTCGCTCTACCTTCGGCTTTAACGGGCGATGCTCCCAGCACAAGTGGAGCCAATGAGGTCTCTTCATCCGAGTCTTCGGCCGAGGTCGCcaacgaagaaaaagatcaCCGGCGCCTAGACACGGACGGTGACTTGCTGGAGGAATTTCTGGAGAATGAGGGCAAGATCCTCCGTTTGCCCACTGGCAGTGATCTCGATGTCGATATTGACGAACTCACCAAG aTGTTTTTAAAACGGAATCCATTGGACAAGAGCAAATGTGTCGTCGAGCGCAAACCTTTCGACAGCACCGACGATTTCGTCAAAATTCTGCCCATCACAGCCAAAAATGCTTCGGCCGTTCCTTTGATGCCCATCATCTCTGGCGAGCGCATTTCCATCATCTGCTCcagcgatgatgatgaaaatatGTCCGACATGGATGAAGAGGATGATTCCGGTTTAATCCATTCCAGGCCGATTATGATGCCGTTTGATTTGAGCCGTCCCCAAATGAGGATTCATCCATTTGGCATGATGGGAGGCATGCCAATGAATTCCCCCAACGGACCGATGCCCTTCCCGATGATGAATCACATGATGCAGCCACCACCGAGATCCATGAGGCCACAACTACCCCTCAATCTCACTCCTCCTTCCTTCGATTTCAATAATGCCCTGCTGGAACAGCGCCTTTTAAATCCTTTCAATGTCCCCCCTCCACCATCACAGATGCGATCTCCCTTCCAGTCTTTCCCGGCTGGACGGCCTTTCCGTTTCCCGGAGGTTAACCTCCGCCAAATGCAACCAGTTTCCCCTCCGCCACCTCAATTCCAGCCGTTCCATCAACGCCCGCTCGACAGCCACGCCATGGCCGAGAAACGTTTCAATCTCCCGTCCGACCTCGTTCCGGACAATAGTCAGGAGAAATCTCATGTTCCGGAACATCGCGGTATGGACACTGCCGGTCCAGTTAGACCATCTCTTGTCACGGTCCGCCCTATTCCTCTCTTCCGAGAACGCGAGCCCAGCCCAGACTTTCCGAGCTTCCCGGAAGGTCTTCTTAGCCTTTTAGAGGAATTGCCTGGTATCCTGGGAGCCGAGGAGCCACAACCCGTCCAGCGACTATCGATCCAGCCTGGACAACCAGACCTTCCCGTCTTCCGTGTCCCGAAATTCCTATTGAGCACTCCTGGACCGAAAGAAGTCGAAGCCAGTACCGAAAAGCGCAACGGCCCAGCCCAATTGCCAGCTCGTCCAGTTACACTACCTTTCTTGCAAGTTCCTCCTTTGCCGGCCGCTCTAGTGGCCAAAGAGCGCTCGGCTCCTATTCCAGTCAACATTCCTTTCTTGAACGTCCGCAACTCCGCTCCATCCGCGCCCAACCCAATCATACCGGCGCCGGATCGCCGCCAGGGGCGCGCTTCTTTCTTCGAGCGTCTGATGGACTCGATCCTCTCTCCTGTTAGCAACCGCCAGCCTTCATCTAAGAACGAAAAATCCTCGTCCGTGGAATCCGCCGATACTCGTGCCGCCCAGCCAGTTCGTACCGGAGGTCGAGGACTCCGTACTATGCCTGAAAGTGGACCAGTTGTTGATCGCGGAGTAATTGTTGCTCGTCCTATCGCACCAGAAGAGGAAGCCATTGCACCCGAACAGGATCGCCGTGCCAGAGCGCACT ttatCCAGCCGCGCTCCTTGAAGGTTAATTGA
- the LOC124195804 gene encoding all trans-polyprenyl-diphosphate synthase PDSS1-like produces the protein MSGFLSSQRLALQLASRHFREGYSGLFKHQCLLSKHTPLLKHENQIQTGVPNITHIATAVPKTENFGLREDVVIRQDLTGLYNGIRESLSETQATLVPIAQYYFDGEGKAIRPVITMLMAKAINYHINENSQNVVEKQKKVAQIVEMIHTASLVHDDMIDAADSRRNKSSVNKVWGPRKSIVAGDYVFGRSIEMCAAIENHEVYNLITKIVSELVSGELMQLDGSANAEERFEHYLEKTFKKTASLIANSCQAVSVLAGASSATQTSAFQFGRQLGMAFQLVDDLLDFVSTSAQLGKPAAADLRLGLATAPVLYAARKFPELNALILRRFKEPGDVETAFDLVLRSDGLQRTKELAGQYCDDAVTQLAQLSPSPYQQVLFTLTHELLNRMK, from the exons ATGAGTGGATTTCTTTCTAGCCAGAGATTGGCTCTGCAACTAGCGTCTCGCCATTTTCGTGAAGGCTACAGCGGTTTGTTCAAACACCAGTGTTTATTATCCAAGCACACACCTTTGCTTAAACACGAAAACCAG ATTCAAACTGGAGTTCCAAATATCACGCACATCGCCACTGCTGTACCAAAAACCGAAAATTTCGGACTCCGGGAAGATGTTGTGATCCGGCAAGACCTAACGGGTCTTTACAACGGCATCCGAGag TCTTTGAGTGAAACTCAGGCAACACTTGTACCAATTGCTCAATATTATTTCGATGGAGAGGGTAAAGCAATACGGCCAGTGATTACAATGTTAATGGCCAAAGCCATCAACTACCATATCAATGAAAACTCACA aAATGTGGttgaaaaacagaagaaggtGGCACAAATTGTCGAAATGATTCATACAGCCTCTTTGGTTCATGACGACATGATTGATGCGGCTGACAGTAGGAGAAACAAATCCTCTGTGAACAAAGTTTGGGGCCCAAGAAAG TCGATCGTAGCGGGTGATTATGTGTTTGGGCGTTCGATTGAGATGTGCGCTGCAATCGAAAACCACGAAGTTTATAACTTGATAACTAAG ATTGTTTCTGAATTGGTTAGTGGAGAACTAATGCAACTCGACGGTAGCGCAAACGCAGAGGAGAGGTTCGAGCACTACCTGGAAAAAACCTTTAAGAAAACCGCTAGTCTGATTGCTAATAGCTGCCAAGCA GTTTCGGTTCTCGCTGGAGCTAGCTCAGCTACACAAACAAGCGCTTTTCAATTTGGTCGGCAACTGGGAATGGCATTCCAATTGGTTGACGACTTGTTGGATTTTGTTTCCACTTCTGCGCAACTGGGgaaaccagcagcagctgatcTACGCCTTGGACTGGCCACTGCTCCAGTTTTGTATGCTGCACGGAAG TTTCCAGAGCTTAATGCGCTTATTCTAAGAAGATTCAAAGAGCCAGGAGATGTTGAAACCGCCTTCGACTTAGTCCTTCGTTCTGACGGATTACAGCGAACTAAAGAATTGGCTGGCCAATATTGCGATGACGCCGTGACTCAATTAGCTCAACTATCGCCATCGCCTTATCAACAAGTTTTATTTACATTGACCCACGAATTATTGAACCGGATGAAGTaa